Genomic DNA from Paludisphaera rhizosphaerae:
CCGGTCGCGTCGGTGACCTCGTCGGTCCAGACATCGAACTTCTTGAGCGTCGTCGGACCGAAGCTGGTGGTGATGGCGACGTCGACGGCGTCGCGGCCCTTGGCCATGAGCAGGCGGCCGATCCGGCGCTGGTTGTGGCGGGCGTCGAAGGTGTGCCACTTGCCGCTGAGGTAGACCTCGAACCAGGCGGAAAAATCCATCGGATCGGGCGCGATCGGGACGCCGATATCCCCCAGGTAGCCGGTGACGTACCGGGCGGGGATGCCCATGCAGCGGCAGAACGCCACGGCGAGGTGCGTAAAGTCGCGGCAGACCCCCTTTTTCTCCTCGAAGGCGTCCTTGGCCGTCTTGGTCCAGCGGGCGTATTTGTACCCGAAGGTGATGTGGTCGTGGACGTAATCGACGATCGCCTGGACGCGGTCCCAGCCTCGGGGGGTCTTGGAGAAGAGGTCCCACGCCGCCTCGCTGAGTGCGTCGACCTCGCAGTATCGGCTCGCCAGCAGGAACTGCATGACGTCCGGCGGCAGTTGGTCGATGGGGATCTCCTGGGCGTCGGCGGCGATCGGGTCGGGCTTGCCGTCGACCTCGACCACGGCGTCGTTCGTCAGTCGAAGCGTTCCAGCCGGCGCCAGGAGCCGTCTCGAACGGTTGCCGAACTCGTCGTCGAAGTCCAGGACGTCGACGGCCGGTTCGACCTTCAGGTCTTCCGGCTTGACGAGGAGCGGCTCGACCGACGGATGCACGCGCAAGAGCATCATCATGGCCGTCGGGGCGGGGATCTCGAATTGGATGTCGTATCCGATGCGAATGAACATAGGGGCGCCCGCGGACGTAGGGAGGTGCAAGGAACCGCCAGGGGATAAGGCGCGCGGGAGAGGTGCGAAAATCGTACCAATCGTTCAGGGCGTCGTCCATCATCGGCCGATTTTACCGTCTCGACGCCGGCCGCCAGGCGTCGTCGACCTTGCCAGGGGCCGTCGCGAGATGGTATTCAAGATCCAGAAACGGGTTCGGACGCGGGACCTGTCGGAGCGAGGCGGCGCGGAGGTTGGGCACGATGACGTATTGCCTGGGCATCATCACGAAGGACGGCTTCGTGGCGGCCTCGGACTCGCGGACCAACGCCGGCTACGATCAGGTGAACGTCTGTCGCAAGATGCACCTCTTCGAGATCCCCGGCGAACGAGTCTTCGTGGCAATGACCAGCGGCAGCCTCTCGTGCAGTCAGTCCGTGGTGACGCTGCTCCGCAAGGATTTCGAACTGGGCAAGGGGCTCGCCGCCGTCGAGACGATGTACGACGCCGCCCGCTGCGTCGGCGATCAGGTCCGCCGCGTCTCCAAGCTCGACCGCAAGGCGCTGGAGCGAGACGGCTTCAAGGTCAACGTCAACGTCATTCTCGCCGGCCAGATTCAGGGGCACGCGCACGACCTGTACATGGTCTATCCCCAGGGGAATCCCTTGCGCGCCTCGGCCGAGTCTCCATTCCTCCAGATCGGCGAGTGCAAGTACGGCCGGCCGATCCTCGACCGGGGGGTCCGCTACGACCGGACCTCCCTGGAGGATGCTGCGCGCTACGCGCTGATTTCGATCGACTCCACCCTGCGTTCGAACGCCACCGTCGGCCCGCCGATCGACCTGCTGGTTTACGGCAAGGACGAGCTGCACCTCAACCGCCGCCGCCGCTTCCCCGACCGCGATCCCGACCTCGCGGCCATCCACGTTCAGTGGGAGCACGCGCTTCGCCAGGCCGTGCAGGCGTTGCCGCCGGTTGATTTCTCTCCTGAAGCAAGTCGTTGAGAGTTCCCTCTCGACGCCTAACGCTTTCGAAGATTAAATTATTCGAATAATCCTCCCCCGGGGTCTCCCCCCCTCGCCCAGCGGTCGGAAGGCGGTCCGATGGTACGCGCGATCATTTCGTGGAGTCTTCACAACCGCCTGATCGTCCTGTTGGGGGTCGCGGCGCTTGTGGCGGCCGGGGTTTACTCGGCGATGCACCTGGACGTCGAGGCTTACCCCGACCCGACGCCCCCGCTGGTGGAGGTCATCACCCAGAATCCCGGCGCCAGCCCCGAGGAAATGGAGCGGCTGGTGGGGATCCCGCTTGAGACGGCGCTCAACGGGATGAAGGGGCTGAAATACCTGCGCAGCACCTCGCTCGCCGGCCTCAACGACATCAAGTGCATCTTTGAGTACGGCACCGACTACTGGGCGGCCCGGCAGGAGGTCATCAACCGGATCTCGTTCGTTTCCGAGCTGCCCGACGGCGTCACCCCCTCGCTGTCGCCCTGGAGCCCGACCGGCGAGATCGTCCGATATGTGCTGGAAGGGGATCGTTACACCCTCAACCAGCTCAAGGCGGTCCAGGACTGGGTGCTGGAACGAGCGCTGAAGACGGTGCCAGGCGTCATCGACGTGACCGGCTTCGGCGGGACGGTGAAGCAGTACCAGATCCTCGTCGACCCCCGTTTGCTGCGGCAGTACGACGTGTCCCTGCAACAGGTCGAGGACGCGATCAACAAGTCCAACGCGAACGTCGGCGGCGACGTTCTGATGCTGGGGAGCCAGGCTCACAACGTCCGGGCGGTCGGCCTGCTGGGGAAGGGGGTGGATCCGCTCGACCCCGAGAACGCCCCGAACGCTCTGGCGATCGAGATTCAGAAGCTGGAGGACCTCAACCAGGTCGTCATCACCTCGCGCAACGGCGAGCCCGTCTACCTCCGGCAGGTGGCGACGTCGGTCGTCGGCTCGCGGCCTCGCCTTGGGATCGTCGGCTGGGGCGAGAAGGACGACGTCGTCGAGGGGATCGTCCTGATGCGCAAGGGGGAGCAGGCCCTCCCCACCGCCGAGAACGTCCGCAAGAAGTTTGAGGAGATCGAGCAGGAGAAGCTCCTCCCCGAGGGGATGAAGATCAATGTCTTCAACCAGCGGACCGACCTGGTCCACGTCACGACCCACAACGTCCTGCACAACCTGGTCGTGGGCATGGCGCTGGTGGTCGCCGTGCTGTTCGTCTTCCTGGGAGACTTCGCCAGCGCCGCGATCGTGGCCGTGATGATCCCGCTGGCCCTGTTGTTCTCGATCACGGTGCTGTATTTCCGCCACGAGTCGGCCAACCTGCTGTCGATCGGGGCGGTCGACTTCGGCATCATCGTGGACAGCTCGGTCATCATCGTCGAGAACATCTTCCGCCACCTGACGGCGCCCAACACCGACCGCTCGCGGCCGCTGATCGACCGGATCATCGAGGCCTCCAACGAGATCGAACACGCCTTGTTCTTCTCGACGACGATCATCATCTGCGCCTTCATCCCGCTCTTCTCGATGTCGGGACCGGAGGGCGCCCTGTTCGGGCCGATGGCGAACACCTACGCCTTCGCGATCCTGGGTGCGTTGCTGCTGGCGCTGACGCTGGCGCCGGTCCTCTGCTCGTTCTGCTTCAAGAACAAGGAGCACGAGGAGGACACCTTCGTCGACCGCCTGATGAAGAAGCGGTACCTCCACAACCTGGACCGCGTCCTGAACCATCGTTACATGACGATGGCCTTCATGGGGGGCCTGATGGTCGCGACCGCCCTGATGATCCCGAGCCTGGGCGGCGAGTTCATGCCCCAGTTGGAAGAAGGGAACCTCTGGATCCGGGCGATCCTGCCGCGGACCGTCTCGCTGGAGACGGCCGCGCAGATGGCGCCGAAGCTCCGCGCGGTGATCGAAGCAACGCCGGAGGTCCGCGGCGTGATGTCGCACGTCGGCCGGCCTGACGACGGCACCGACGTCACCTCATATTTCAACGTCGAGTTCAACGTCCCCCTCAAGCCCATGGAGGAGTGGCGGCCGGAGATGACCCGCGAGAAGATCCAGGACGAGATGTCGGAGCGGTTCAAGGCGTTCCCCGGCGTCAACTTCAACTTCTCGCAGCTCATCCGCGACAACGTCGAGGAGGCTCTCTCGGGCGTGAAGGGGGCCAACTCGGTCAAGCTCTTCGGCAACGACATCCAGACGCTCGAAGAGGCCGGCCAGCGCGTCGTGAACGTGATCCGAAACGTCCACGGCATCGAGGGCGTCGGACTCTTCCACATCGTCGGCCAGCCGAACCTGGAGATCGAGATCGACCGCGCCGCGTGCGCTCGGCACGGGATCAACATCGAGGACGTCGAGGACGCCGTTCAGGTGGCCATCGGCGGACGGTCCTTCTCGCGGATGGTCGAGGGGGAAAAGCTCTACGACATCGTTCTGCGGCTGCCGCCGGCCTTGCGCGACGACCCCGAAGTCATCAGCAAGGTCATGATCGACGTCCCCGCTCGCGGAGACGCGCCGGGGTATCGCGTGCCGCTGGCGCAACTCGCGCAGATCCACGCCCACAAGCCGGGCGCCTCGTACATCTACCGTGAGAACAACCGCCGTTACATCCCGATCAAGTTCAGCGTCCGGGGTCGCGACCTGGCTTCCGCCATCGCCGAAGCTCAGCGCCGGGTCGATGATCCCAAGACGGGCGCCGACCTCCCGCGCGGCTACTCGATCATCTGGTCGGGCGAGTTCGCGCAGATGCAGCAGGCCAACGCCCGGCTCATGTGGATCGTGCCGCTGGCGATCGGCCTGATCATGATCCTGTTGTACATGGCCTTCAGTTCGGTGAAAGACGCGCTGCTGGTCATGGCCAACGTCGTCGCGGCGACGATGGGGGGCATCTGGGCTCTGAAGATGACGAATACGCCGTTCTCGATCTCGGCGGCCGTCGGCTTCATCTCGATCTTCGGCGTGGCCGTGCAGGACGGCGTGCTTCTGATCTCGTACTTCAACCAGATGCGGAGCGCGGGCCTGCCGGTGCGTGAGGCGATCATGCACGGGGCCGAGCTGCGCGTTCGCCCGGTTGTGATGACCTCGCTGACGGCGGCCCTCGGCCTGCTGCCGGCCGCGATGGCTCAGTCGATCGGCTCGCAGGCCCAGAAGCCGCTGGCCATCGTCGTCGTCGGCGGCATGCTGGTCACGCTCTTCCTGACCCGCTACTTGATGCCCGTTCTCTACAGCTTCTTCCCTGGCCCCCTCAGCCACCACCTCGACTCCGAGGCCGAGATGATGATCGAGGGCTCGCACTACACCGAGGAAATCCTCCGCGAGGAACACGACGAACCCCTCCCCGAACCCGAGGACGGCTGAGCCATTCCATGGGGACGGAGGTGTGGGGCGATCGTTCGGAGAAGGATGGGAGCCCCGCTCCTCGCGTGAATTCAGTCACAGGCGGGAGGCGGAGGGTCTGATCCCCGCCTCCCGTTTCGATGATTACGACTTCGGCTCAGTCGGGCGAACCCGTCAGGGGGCGAGTCGGGAAAGTTCCTGCCCGATCGTTTCCATCAACGGGGCGATGGTCGGCACGTCGAAGGCGAAGCGGGCGCCGGCGGCTTCGAAGAGTTGGGGCAGGGGCCTGGCGCCGCCGATGGACAGCGCCTTGCGGTAGGAAGCCACCGCCCCGGGGCGGTCGGTCAGGCTGCGCTTCCAGAGCTGGAGGGCGCCGAGCTGCGCGATGCCGTACTCGATGTAATAGAACGGGTACAGGAAGATGTGGAGCTGGCGGTGCCACGAGTGGTCGCGGGCGTCTTCCAGGCCCGACCAGTCGACGTCGCCGCCGAACCGCTCGATGAGCCCACGCCAGGCGGCGCGACGGTCGTCGCGGGTGTGCTCGGGGTTGTTGTAGAGCCAGTGCTGGAAGGCGTCGACCGTGGCGATCCAGGGGAGGATCGTGACGATTCCCTCCAGCAGCTTGCGGTACGACCTCTCGGATTCCGCCGGGGCGTAGAATGGGTCCTTGGCACCGGCGCCGAACAGCTCCATCGTCATCGAGGCGACTTCGCAGAACTCCAGCGGGCTCTCACGATAGGCGGCCAGCTTCTCGCCGCGTGAGGCCAGCGTGTGGAAGGCGTGGCCCCCTTCATGGAGCAGCGTGCGGACGTCGCCGTCCACGCCCACGGCGTTCATGAAGATGAACGGCAGGCGATCGGCCTCGTAGGTCGTCTGATAGCCGCCGGGCGCCTTCCCCTTGCGGTTGGCCAGGTCCAGCAGGTTGTGCTCGCGCATGTAAGCGAACTGGGCGCCGAGGTCCGGGTCGACCTCGCGGAAGATCTCCTCCGCGCCCACGGCGAGGCGGGCGACGTCGTCGTAGGGCTTCAGCGGAGGCCGGCCCAGGGAGTCGGCCGAGAGGTCCCAGGGGCGGAGTGAATCAACGCCCAGGCTCTTGCGGTGCTCGCGATGGATCTCGGCGGCGAGGGGGACGACGGTCTTTTCGACGGCCTCGTGGAAGGCGTACGCCTCGGTCGGGCCGTAGTCGAACCGCTCGCGGTTGCGGTAGGAGTAGGCGACGTAGTCGTCGAACCCGGCCTCGCGGGCGATCTCCAGGCGGAGGGCCCGCATCTCGTCGAAGAGGCCGTCGAGCATGTCGCGATCGGTCAGCCGGCGCTCGGCGGCGAGCGTCCAGGCCTCGCGGCGGACGTTGCGGTCGGGCGATTCCAGGAACGGCGAGAGCTGCGCCAGCGTCCGCTCCTGCCCCTGGAACTGGACGGTCATCGCGCCGACGGCCTTCTGGTACGACTGCTGCAATTCGGCCAGGCGGGTCTCGCGGGGGATGTTGGCCTCGCGATAGAGGGCCCGGCGGTTCTCCAGCGAGCGGACGAAGACGTGATACCGATCCTTCGACAGCCCCGCGCGGCCGGGGGCGTCCAGGAACCTGTTGCGGACGTCGTTGAGGTAGGGCTTGAGCTTCGGCTCGACCTCGCGGACGAACTCCAGGTAAGACGCCTCACGCGCCGGGTCGTCGGTCTGACAGGTCATCGCGACGTAGCGCGCCGTCCCTTCCTGGCCGACGGCCGCGTTCAATTCGTCGGAGGCCGCCAGCCAGGTCTCCACCTGCTCGGGCGTGTCGACGGGCAGGGCCAGCAGCTTCTGGTACCAGGGCTCGATCTGCTCCCAGGTCTTCAGTTCGGTGCCTTCGGGGAGCCAGCGCGGGGGGAACTTTTCGGGAACGTAGGTCGTCGTCATCGGGCCTGCCTGTCTTCCTTCATGAGAGGATTCGTCGATCCGTCGCGGGTCTCGGCCGGGCTTGGATTGATTTCAGGGGATGCTGACCTGGACGCACCAGACGCCGATGAAGAGCCAGCCCGTCATCGCGGCCGTGCCGACCGTTAGGACCACGATCGTGGCGGCGAAGGCTTCGACGTGTTCCAGCAGGTCGCGCGCCAGGCCGATGGAGCCGACCGTCTGAAAGAGGGCCATGACCGCGGCCAGGCCCAGAGCGAACTCGCCGAGCCCGGTGAAGAAGACGATCACGGCGACTCGGCCGGCGGGATCGCGGCAGATCGTCAGCGTGAAGGCGACCAGCAGGATGATGAACGCGAGCGTCTGGATTTTCACGTCGCCCTCCCGCTCGACCGGCCCCGGCCCACCTTCGCGCCCGCCGCCGCCAAAAGGGATCATCCCCGCCGGGAGCGACCGCTGTCAACGGCCGTCGCGCCCGGTGAACGGTCGGCACAGGGCCATTGAGCGGCAGCGCCCCTCCGGTAATATACAGGGGCCGACGGCCTTCCGCCCGTCGAAGTCTCTCCCGCGTGCGAGGCCGCAGCGACCCGCCGGCCGGTTTCCGGAGCATCCGACGCATGAGCACCCCGACCAAGTTCCGCTTCACCTTCGGCCCCTGGAACATCAGCACCGGCGCCGACCCCTTCGGACCCCCCGCCCGCAAGGAGATGGAGTACGCCCGGAAGCTGAAGACCTACAAGGAGCTGGGCTTCGACGGCGTCCAGTTCCACGACGACGACATCGTCCCCGCCGACCTCGACTGGCAGGCGACCCTCAAGGGGACCGCCGAGGTCAAGAAGATCCTCGACGGCGAGGGCCTGTTCGTCGAGATCATCGCCCCGAGGCTCTGGGAAGATCCCCGCACTCTCGA
This window encodes:
- a CDS encoding transglutaminase-like domain-containing protein, with the protein product MFIRIGYDIQFEIPAPTAMMMLLRVHPSVEPLLVKPEDLKVEPAVDVLDFDDEFGNRSRRLLAPAGTLRLTNDAVVEVDGKPDPIAADAQEIPIDQLPPDVMQFLLASRYCEVDALSEAAWDLFSKTPRGWDRVQAIVDYVHDHITFGYKYARWTKTAKDAFEEKKGVCRDFTHLAVAFCRCMGIPARYVTGYLGDIGVPIAPDPMDFSAWFEVYLSGKWHTFDARHNQRRIGRLLMAKGRDAVDVAITTSFGPTTLKKFDVWTDEVTDATGQTKVHG
- a CDS encoding peptidase, with the translated sequence MTYCLGIITKDGFVAASDSRTNAGYDQVNVCRKMHLFEIPGERVFVAMTSGSLSCSQSVVTLLRKDFELGKGLAAVETMYDAARCVGDQVRRVSKLDRKALERDGFKVNVNVILAGQIQGHAHDLYMVYPQGNPLRASAESPFLQIGECKYGRPILDRGVRYDRTSLEDAARYALISIDSTLRSNATVGPPIDLLVYGKDELHLNRRRRFPDRDPDLAAIHVQWEHALRQAVQALPPVDFSPEASR
- a CDS encoding efflux RND transporter permease subunit, yielding MVRAIISWSLHNRLIVLLGVAALVAAGVYSAMHLDVEAYPDPTPPLVEVITQNPGASPEEMERLVGIPLETALNGMKGLKYLRSTSLAGLNDIKCIFEYGTDYWAARQEVINRISFVSELPDGVTPSLSPWSPTGEIVRYVLEGDRYTLNQLKAVQDWVLERALKTVPGVIDVTGFGGTVKQYQILVDPRLLRQYDVSLQQVEDAINKSNANVGGDVLMLGSQAHNVRAVGLLGKGVDPLDPENAPNALAIEIQKLEDLNQVVITSRNGEPVYLRQVATSVVGSRPRLGIVGWGEKDDVVEGIVLMRKGEQALPTAENVRKKFEEIEQEKLLPEGMKINVFNQRTDLVHVTTHNVLHNLVVGMALVVAVLFVFLGDFASAAIVAVMIPLALLFSITVLYFRHESANLLSIGAVDFGIIVDSSVIIVENIFRHLTAPNTDRSRPLIDRIIEASNEIEHALFFSTTIIICAFIPLFSMSGPEGALFGPMANTYAFAILGALLLALTLAPVLCSFCFKNKEHEEDTFVDRLMKKRYLHNLDRVLNHRYMTMAFMGGLMVATALMIPSLGGEFMPQLEEGNLWIRAILPRTVSLETAAQMAPKLRAVIEATPEVRGVMSHVGRPDDGTDVTSYFNVEFNVPLKPMEEWRPEMTREKIQDEMSERFKAFPGVNFNFSQLIRDNVEEALSGVKGANSVKLFGNDIQTLEEAGQRVVNVIRNVHGIEGVGLFHIVGQPNLEIEIDRAACARHGINIEDVEDAVQVAIGGRSFSRMVEGEKLYDIVLRLPPALRDDPEVISKVMIDVPARGDAPGYRVPLAQLAQIHAHKPGASYIYRENNRRYIPIKFSVRGRDLASAIAEAQRRVDDPKTGADLPRGYSIIWSGEFAQMQQANARLMWIVPLAIGLIMILLYMAFSSVKDALLVMANVVAATMGGIWALKMTNTPFSISAAVGFISIFGVAVQDGVLLISYFNQMRSAGLPVREAIMHGAELRVRPVVMTSLTAALGLLPAAMAQSIGSQAQKPLAIVVVGGMLVTLFLTRYLMPVLYSFFPGPLSHHLDSEAEMMIEGSHYTEEILREEHDEPLPEPEDG
- a CDS encoding M3 family oligoendopeptidase, which translates into the protein MTTTYVPEKFPPRWLPEGTELKTWEQIEPWYQKLLALPVDTPEQVETWLAASDELNAAVGQEGTARYVAMTCQTDDPAREASYLEFVREVEPKLKPYLNDVRNRFLDAPGRAGLSKDRYHVFVRSLENRRALYREANIPRETRLAELQQSYQKAVGAMTVQFQGQERTLAQLSPFLESPDRNVRREAWTLAAERRLTDRDMLDGLFDEMRALRLEIAREAGFDDYVAYSYRNRERFDYGPTEAYAFHEAVEKTVVPLAAEIHREHRKSLGVDSLRPWDLSADSLGRPPLKPYDDVARLAVGAEEIFREVDPDLGAQFAYMREHNLLDLANRKGKAPGGYQTTYEADRLPFIFMNAVGVDGDVRTLLHEGGHAFHTLASRGEKLAAYRESPLEFCEVASMTMELFGAGAKDPFYAPAESERSYRKLLEGIVTILPWIATVDAFQHWLYNNPEHTRDDRRAAWRGLIERFGGDVDWSGLEDARDHSWHRQLHIFLYPFYYIEYGIAQLGALQLWKRSLTDRPGAVASYRKALSIGGARPLPQLFEAAGARFAFDVPTIAPLMETIGQELSRLAP